The sequence GGTGAGCCCACTGTAATGAAAGGCAGTGATGGGCTAGGCCCCTCGGGGAGGCTGAGAGGAAACCTGTCAAAATCTacagtacaggggcacctgggtggctcgctcagtgggttaaagcctctgcctttggctcaggtcatgatcccagggtcttgggatcgagcccctcatctggctctctgctcagcagacattctgcttcccctcctctctctgcctgcctctctgcctgcttgtgatctctgtctgtcaaatgaatgaataaaaatctttaaaacaaaataaaacaaacaaacaaacaaaaacaaaatctacagTACAGCCACAAAGAGGAGGGCATGGTGGCTCACCGCATCTCAGAACATTAAAGTAAATACGGACTGTCCCTGAGCTTAtgaggattttgttttttggtgggtttttattttgttttgttttgtttctttttgtttcatttttttggtccACTAGTTGATGTAGTCTCTGTTTTGGGAAGGATTGAAGGCAGCTTACAATGGCCACATAAAATACCAGAAAGCAGACATTCAAAAGAGGAATGAAGAGACAAGGAAAACAAGGGCCAGAAGATAGAATAGGGTCGGGACGATGCGTACTCCAAAGAGAAGCATCTGTTCAAAGGAGCTGAGTGGCCTCTGATTCCCCTTTGCCCAGCTCCCTTATTGTAGCAACCATTCTTCTTTGTCATCCTAGGCTCCCCTTGGGTCCCCCTCTGGCTACTCAAACCCCATCCTGTCCCCCTTTCCTGAGGACTCTGTTCCACCCTTTCACCTCGGCATTATTCTCTATGTAGATGGCCGCTTTGATCCCAGAGGTCAGCATGTGAAACCATTAGTGCTCAGGTGTGGTTCCCTGGATGTCCAGCCTCAGGAGTGTTAAAGCAAGAAGAAAGTAGATTCGTAGACCCTTGTGCGAGAGCTCGGATGTTATCCATTTGGGGTGAGGCCCTGAAATCCCTTATTTTTTGAGACCATCCCTGGAGATGCTGGTGCCCGGCCAGGTGCGGGGAGCTCTGCTGACTTCACCATTGGCGTGGGCCTCTTGATGAAGCTGAAGGCTTCCTGTCGCTGGAATGTTCCAGGTAAGGCTTGTGGATTCCTCAAGAGCTGCTCTGCACATGCAGTGGtggtcctggggggaggggcggccggGTGCTTTCTGAGGTCCTTTTCTCAACTCCCAGATTCCAGGCTTGTAGCGTAATTCATGTGAAGATATAAATGAGTCTGAGATACTTTTAACCCTGCTCCTTTTAATGGAGGACTCTCCTTCACCAAAAATGTATGTGCTGCAGTGGATGCTAATTTCAGGCCCTGTGACCAAGTGAAATGAGGGATTCAAACAATGTGGGCGTGGAGATCTTCCAGTTGTTCTTAAATCAGTGGCTCCCAAACTTGGCTGATCTTCAGAGTCGTCTGGGAAGCATGTCAAGAATACAGATTTTGGGGCTCCACTCTCGAACCCTGAAACTGACTCTCAGGGTGGGCGTGGTATCCAGAAATgggtagtttaaaaaaacaacaaacaaacaaacaaacaaaaaaccaccaaccCAAACTCCCCAGGTGATACTGATAACTAGCAAGTTTGGGGATCTCAGTGTTAAACCTCACAATGAATCCTGGCTCCAGTCTCTGTTTAGGTCTCTAGGGACTTTCTGAAGTAGTTTGAGGACAAATGACAGGAAACATTTTTACAAAATGGGCGTGCAATATGTGAAATTGCCCTCGAGGAAATACAAATTGCTTGCCCTcgaggaaatacaaatgaaaaaatacaaaagtagttAAAGAAGGGACATTTTGCAGGGATGGGATGATGAGGGGAGGTTAGGGAGGCCTTATACAGAGGTAACTCTCTGAGCTCCTGCCACAGTGGGTCATTGACCGGGTATCCCCTAGCAGGGTTGACCAGTAGAGGTCAACTACAGAAGATCCCGTTCTTTGAGAGTTCATGGTTGCACCTAAGCAGGTAACAAGCCTGATGTTCTCTCGTCCCCTTAACACATTGTTTTGTTCGTGGTTAATTTATTCGAGAAATGTTTGCCAACTCTTGGATACTACGCTTCATACCTTGTAGCTGTGCTCCTTCAGCAGGAGCGGTTGTCTCTCTCTCAGGTAGTGAGGGGTTCACTCTTTGGGGAGATGGCCAGAATTTATTTCCAGGAATGGGAAGGGCTTCTGATGGACCTTAAGACTGAAAATAAAGTGGCAGTTTTGACATTCTGATGATAGGCACTCCTCCAGGGGCCTACAGAGAGTTGTGGGTATTGTGGCCATGGCAGTGGGACACGGGCAAGGACGGGGGCACAAGAAAGTTCTAGTATCAGGCTGGAGCTTTAAACTTGAGTGTTGGCTTTGCTCTGGGATTAAATTGCTGAATATTTTACTAACCCTTTTCCTTGGGGTCAGGGATACGGTGCCCTTATGAGCTCCAAAGCACATGTCTAGGAGAATGTTGATGTTAGACCCAATCCCGTTGTGGTCTTTGATCCCGACTCTCATCTGAGGTCCTTCCTTTAGATTCTCACCATCTCCCcacgtctctctctctgtgggccCCAGAAATGACCCCATAGAAGACTGGAGTTCCACATTCCAACAAACAGCAGAGCGCATGCAGAAGCTGCAGGGAAACAGGAAGCTTTCGGGCTCAGTCCTGCTGTTGGGGTAGgatcctccccaccctcacctaGGGAATGCTTGCCGCCTCCCAGATGCCTCCGATCTTGTTACGTCTTGTCTGAATTCCTGGCATAGTGTGTCAACTAAAATGTCGTAAAGCAAATCctattttcccatttcctccttcACCTTAAGATGTTGTATTTCCGTCCTGACCCTGTCTGCTAAATCCGTCATCATTAAACAGCTAACCCATCTAGGACAGGTTTCCCTTTTGAAGAACCTCTTTTGCATCTGTGAGTAGAAAGGATTGAATGGAAGGGTGagttgctttctgtttctcttacaTTTTCCTTTCAAAGGCGGGCTTTAAAACAATGGGatgcagtttcattcttctgcctttcTAATCTTCTCTCAAACTGGGTGGACCTTCCAAACCTCCATGCCCCTGCGTCTCTTTCTCTGGATTGTGGTCTACCCTCACTTTGACTGGACAAGGCCCTGAGCCGAGTGCCTGCCCCTGGGCCTCTCTGCCAGGGATGGACCCATGTGTGACATTTTCTTGCTCTTCCTTCTGTGAGATGGGAAGGCAGCTGCCCCGTGTGAGGTCCGTATCTTTCAGCTCTCAGGCGCTCATCTCTCCTCCCATCTGCAGTTGTTTACTGTTAATCTCCTTTCTCAGTCACCAATTTGATCATTCTCTTTGCAATAATCTCTATGCTTGGTGTGTCGTGTTATATCCCTGTCCATTACAATGGCTGCTTCATTGCTCCGTCCAAAGGACCTGAAATGTGATGTTTGCATTGACTAACTATTAAAAAAGTGGAGGGTTGGGTTGGAAGAAacttcttgaaaacaaaacaaaacaaaacaaaatcctctcCAGAAAACATTAATTTCCTGCTAACGGGACACTCAGTCACTGTGGCCTCCTCCTTAGAGTCTTGAATGTGCCATGGAAATGACCAGAGGTGGCCCTTACCCTCTTTCTGCTTGTCTCAGTGAAGCCCACAACCCAGCCCTCCTCATAGCGCACTGGACACCCCCAGTCCTGCTGAATGCAGGCCCAGTGGCCTCTAACCAGAGCGCATGCCCAGCAGCCACTAATTCGTGAACAACAggatcctccttcctctcccagcctctcccgGGTGTCATCACCTCCTTAGCCTGAGGGCCTCAGTGGTTCTTCCCAAATGAAAGGTGGAAGCGCAACCAAGATCCTGCTGGAAATCCACTGGCCGCCCATAAGACTGTGGACCGAGGCATCACAGCCTCTCAGAGGTAGGAGAGCACAGTCAGAGTCAGGCAGGGAGGGGGTCAGTACGGGCTGGGGGATGGCAAGTGCAGATGCAGAGACAGACGGGTTAATGGCAGCAAGACGGAGGCCCAGTACCACCGCCCCGACCGCCCCCACCGCACCCTGGGCCGTGTGGGAAAAGAGCTGGCCTGGGTTTCTTAGCACACAAAGTCTCACTTGTTTCTAGCGGACCCTGGGCTCCTCAGGTCCCACTGATCTCTGTGCCCACCTGGGACACCTAATCCCTGAGCCCACCTGGGACACCTCGTTTCAGCGAGTCTTTGGCTTGGGGAGGGTCCAGGTCGTGCAGGAAGAACTCCTTCTGCGGGGGCCTGTGTCTCTGGCCTAGCTCCCAGAATCCCCACTGACCTCCTCGTCCGCTCCGAGCCCATCCTCCTCGCCCCGCTCTCTTCATGTCCTTCGGCCTCTGTTGGATCTTTGTGTTCTGTTCATGGAAGTCCTTTCTGTCCTCTGCCCTGCGTTCGGACAAGACTCCCCGCACCTCCGCTAGGGACCAGCAGAACTTAGTTTTCAGGGAATTGTGCCTTcccctgggcagggctgggtaCCCATGCTGTCTAGAGGGGGCCCTGGGCCCACCCCGGGAGCTGGTGGCCTTTCTCCCAGGTGCCTTCTGGAAATCCTGCGGACATTAGGGCGGGCTCATCAGGTGACCTAGAGTCAAAGCCCGAAGATCTAGCCCTGACGAAGCAAGCCAGCACCAGGTATGTGGAAACGTGTTAGGAGTGGGGAAGTCGTGTGGATGGGGGACTGTCCTGAGAACAGCGGAGACCCTCAGGACTCCTTAACACGGTGAGGGGAGCAGGTCTGCGTGGTGGAGGGCGCGGTAACCTTTCTGTTGGTTTGCACCTGTGCTTGGCCGTGTGCATCTTTCTCTGATCCCTGATCTTTTCTCACTGCCGTATCTCCTCTCGTGTCCTGACGTCTGGTCCGTGCTCAGCCTGGAGAAAAAAGGCCGCGTGTACCTGGTTGGCTGGCAGACCCTGGGCATCATGGCCATCATGGATGGAGTGGAGTGTATCCACAGCTTTGGTGCCGGTGGGACCCCAGTCCAGACTTTCTTCCTGGCTCCTCCTGAATGCAAACCGAtttcctccccccatccccagcccatGGGGGTTCCTCATTCGATGTCCAGACTATCCTGTTTGAATAGGCATTTCAGTCAAATGCTCCTTGCTGTGAACCCCTACTCAGGCCTTGGTCCCTCAACTCCCAGCCCCGCTTAGCTGTGGCCTCCCATGTGTGTGACACCTCACCCTACACCCCTTTTGGCACTTTCCTTCAAGACCATGAACATTCCCCCAAGCCTAGAATCAATCTTTCCTATAAAGCCCATGACTCCTTTCTTCCTGTCCTTAAACAGGTCTGGAACTTATCCCCTGGGGTTAAGTGGGGGCTGCTGTATTTAGAAACCTAGGTGCTAGGTACGCTCCCTGCTACTGCTGACTTTGCCTCTAAGCAAAATTCTTTGGtagaaagaacaaggaaatacaggaacacctgggtggcacagtcggttaaatgttggactcttgattttggttcaggttatgacctcagggtcacgagattgagccccacatctggttacaagctcagcgtggagtctgcttgagatcctctcgctccctctggccctctccctgcttgcatgcGCGCgcatgtgctctctttttctcctctgtctcagaaaagaaggaaagaaagaaagaaagaaagaaagaacaaggaaacaCAGTTgatcttgaacaacatgggggttagaAGCACTGGCAACCCAGTTGAAAATCCCTGTATAACGTTTGACTCCCCCAGACTTAACTAATAGCGTACTCTAGACCAGAAGCCTTCCCAATAACATactcaattaacacatatttttaaaattatatgtatctTATGCTGTAtccttacaataaaataagctagagaaaagaaaacattaagaaaataatacagaggggcgcctgggtggttcatttgtcaagcatctgtcttctgttcaggtcatgatcccggggtcctgggatcgagccccgcattggctccctgctctgcgggaagcctgcttctccctctcccactccccctgctgtgttccctctcttgctgtgtctctgtctgtcaaataaataaataaaatcttaaaaaaaaagaaaaccatacagAAAATTCATTTATAGTACACCACCctgttttgaaaaaatatctgcatataagtggacctgtgtAGTTCAAACCTTTGTTGTCCAAGGgtcaacagtattttttttcacataagtgtgtgtgtgtgtatatatacacacactcatacacacacatatatatatatgcacacacatacacacacacacacatttatgaaCGTATGTATGTTCTCCTTCCTGTTTTCCCTTAGTGAGAATGTTGATTCCCAACATcatcactttatttattcatttccttagtCCTACAATAAATACCCATTTTGAAATTGCCACCCCGATACCGCTATCATCAACAAACTTACCAAGAAACGGTAAGATTTCTTTGcagttctttttgtcttctgACCATATTCTATGAAAGATACATAAAGTGTTCAAAAATCACTAGgattagggcgcctggggggctcagtgggttgaagcctctgcctttggctcgggtcatgatcttggggtcctgggatcgagccccacatcaggctctccgctctgtggggagcttgcttccctctctctctctgcctgcctctttgcctacttgtgatctctctgtcaaataaataaataaaatcttgaaaaaatagtcAACCaggattaaatttttttctctctctgtagttATGTTATCAATATGATATATAGTgagtttcatttcctttatttatttatttaggaggtttgtttttttttttttttaggattttatttatttatttatttgtcagagagagcccAATttcaggactggatcccaggaccttgggatcatgacccgagccaaaggcagatacttaaccaactgagccaccccagatgtccctttttgtttttgataccATTTTATCTTTTGATAAAAAGATATCTTATGTAAAACATAATGTGGTTTAAAGTCAAACGGTatagggtgtctggatggctcagtgggtaaagcctctgccttcagctcaggtcatgatctcagggtcctgggatcagtcctacctgcatcaggctctctgctcagtggagaacctgcttcttcctgctctctctctgcctgcctctctccctacttgtgatttatctctctgtgtgtcaaataagtaaataaaatcttaacaaaaagtCAAACTGTATAATTAGGAGATGTCCCATCCCCTTCACTCTTCCTTCCACCTGTTTCCACTCATCCCTTCAGGTAAACAATTTCATTAGTTACTGACTTGCCTTCCTATGTTTCTTTTTGCAAAAAAAGCATATTTGTTTGTActttgcaattttttcttttacaagagGCCCTGTGCTATGTATATTCTTTTGGGCTTCAATGAGATATTCTGAAAATAACTCCACTTGGGTTTATAAAACCCTTcctcattattttttacatttgtgtGTAGATTGTACATGTGCAGGAATGATTGGGGCAGTCTCTGATGTAGGGCATTTGGTGTCTCCGGCGTTTTGCTGTTACCAATAATGATGCAATGAATATGCGTGTGTTTCTGTAATGTAGAagtgtatctttgggtaaattacTAGAAGAACAAGAGCTGGATGAAAGGATAAATACATACGTAATTCCATGAGATACGGCAGCATTTCCCCTCAGAAGGATTGTCCCATTTTGCTTCTTGTACCAGCAATATAGAAGAACGCCTTTTTCCtatagttcctttaaaaaaaaaaaaaaaaaagatttatttatttatttgagggaggggagggcggagggagagagtcttatgtggactccacactgagtgtggagcccagcatggggctcaatcccatgaccccgagatcaggacctgagccaaaaccaagagttggatgcttcaccaactgagccaccaaggcaccccttccCCATAGCCTCTTTAAAAGCATTCAAAAGCTTTTGAATTTTTGCCAATCTGGTATATGAGAAATTCTATTTCTGTgtggttttcatttctattttacttattatatgtttggttgaacatcttttcacatgcttaaaGGTCTTTAGTAGATCTTTTTCTTTGTGAACTGTGTATTCATGTAAATACATGATATACACTCATTCTCTAATGGTATTGGGGTCTGTATGTCCCCTTGATTTTTAgtactttatttctatttaaagatatgtttatttgagagagagagagagtgagagagcaagcagggggagtgacatgcagagggagagagagagaagcaggctccccgctaagcaatgACCTCGATACTGgccttgatcatgacctgagcagaaggcagatgcttaactgactgagcccctgacTTTTAGTACTTCGTAAGTCAGGGgcattaattctttctttctgatatggattgtaaatatttcatttggGTTTTAACCATGCAAATGTCTTTGTTTTAATTCTACTGGGGTAGAACttattaatccattttttttcaatttacttattttcagaaaaacattattcattattttttcaccacacccagtgctccatgcaagccatgccctctataatacccaccacctggtaccccaacctcccacccccccgccacttcaaacccctcagactgtttttcagagtccatagtctctcatggttcacctattAATCCATTTTTTGTTGAATCTGGACCGTGAGGCACAAAAAGCTCTCTGCTACCCCCAGGTTGTAAAGGGACtccacctgtgttttcttctagtacaTGTTTCTTCTAgtaaaaatggtttcttttttcctttccttctttttttttttttttttaaacacttaggCCTGCAATTCATTAGTTTATTCTTGTCTGTGGGTTAAGGTATGAacccaatttaatttttttctatgtgaCTATCTGATtgtctctctccatatatatataatttattcaagagagagagagagcaagagagaaggagctgggggaggggcagaagcaggctccccgttgagcagagagccccatggggagctccatccctggaccccgagatcatgacctgagctgaaggcagacgttaaccaactgagccccccaaatGCCCCatctcaatacatttttaaaattcatcttttccTGAGTGATTTGAGATGCAGCCTCTATCAGATACTTAGTTCCCATGTGCactggtttatttctggactttctgttctgttctaccAGTCTGTCTATTGATGTGATGATGCCATTCAGTTTAAATACAGAGGCTTATTGTGGGCTTAATATTTGAAAGATTAATGCTTCTCTCActcttctttttaaggatttttctaGGTACAGTTGCTGCCTTTTTTCTATATGGACTTTAAAATGAATGTGTCTGGATTCAGAttatgtacacttgaaaatatttttgtgttaatGATAGTTCATGGTACAAATGGTTATTTGATGGTCAGTGACATAAATGATATAACCCAGATTTGACTGATCTCTTTCCCACAGGGCAGTCTGTGTACTGCATACTAGCTAGCTTCATTCCGATTGGTCGGATTTCTGcgtgcactcttttttttttttttaacctaatgagccacaatatatttttcttgttttttttttttttcttccagttttatctaaattcctgttagttaacgtacagtgtaatgttagtttcaggtgcatagtatcatgattcaacacttccatacaacacccggtGCCCATCACAAgcgcactccttaatccccatctcctGCTTCACCGACCCGCCCCCACCTActacccctctggtaaccattgcTCTGTAGCTaacagtctgtttcctggtttgcctctctctctgtctctctctctcatttccccctttgttttgtttcttaaattccacacacgAGTGAAATCCTACGGTGTGCATCTTCTTCagactgactgacttcacttatcCTCATAGTCTCTAGCtgcatccacatccttgcaaatgttCCTCTTCAGTACTCATGTCCTTGTCGATCGCTTGTTAAGTATTTTCAATATACCCTCTGCAAGGGGTGTGTGTGACCTGCTCCTTCTAGAATGCCAGCATAAGGAGGCAGAAGTAGTGGTAGCTTCTTCCCTAGCCTGGCAAGGACCCAGTAATGAATCCCCTCAGTTCATTTTCTAGACTCTTGTTACAGTAATAGATGCAAAGTGCAGTAATAGAAGGTTATATAAGGGCAAGAGATGAGGGCCAAGGACAGGGGGGCTTTCACTCACAGTACTGTGTGTTTGCACAGTGTTTTAGTATTCAGTGTGCTTTCATATAGATTATCTTATTCCCCCAAGGAGATGATTGTGACCAAGTAGGGAATGCCTTCATCACAGATCAGAAGACCTGGATTTAGGTTCCGATTCTACATGTCACTATCATATAAACTTATTCaagtggcttcttttttttttttttaaagattttatttatttgtttgacagagagagacatagcgagagagggaacacaagcagaggattgggaaagggagaagcaggcttcccatggagcagggagccagccggatgtagggcttgatcccaggacctgggatcatgacctgagctgaaatgaaggcagatgcttaacgaatgagccaccaaggcacccgaAGGCAGACTATAATCTTCTAATAAATAATATTCTGACAAGaactttaaatatattcacagtaGGTACATTTTATTCGAATGTCTGTATAAATAGGACTTGATGTTGAACAGGAAGAGGTTTTTCCAAAGGGTTAAAATTTATTCAACAACAGAACTTGGTCCTTCCCTTCAGTTCTTCTCCAAACTTGGTCACCCCACATATCACTGTCAGAGGTCCACCCTCGCTAATCATTTCCATCACACGCAAAGTCTAAAAGTCTTCCGGTGGccctttccatttctctggaaaTCTCTTTAACTGCTTTCGGTTGCGACAGAAGTGTAAGGTTTTCACCCGCTCACACTCTACTGGAGCCCGAAACACATCCCTGCATTCTCTTGTTTAAATGGAGGCTGTTCGTCCCGCATGTACAAATGGAGAACTGAACAGTAACTCACAAAAAATGTAGCAGCTCCATATGCAGAAACTGTAACTTTGCTTTACAGTTTTTTCattaaagaattaattttattatctttccaCAAAGAAGTGATAAAGACACCTGTGAAAACTTTGAGAAGGCACTTTAAAAatcctgaaatgaaaaattctaaaGTATAAATCATGATATGTCATCTGTGATttacaaagaagaataaaataaattcttcaagtTGGAATTTAGAATTTCTGAATGAGTTTGACAGGGATTTACTCAAAGGAATCAGAACGACAGGACTTAAGACTTTCTATTTTAACTCcagttgagtttttaaaaaagctccCCAGTTGTCGGCAGGCGTGGCCCACACCTCCCTTGCTGCCCCGCTCCGGGTGACATTAACCGAGGGACAGATTAGTGCGTGGACGTGCTGGGCTCTTTGTGTAACTGACTCAAGTGGTCgccttttatatttttcccttatgttttaaagaaaagtaaatatacaTATGGCAAGAAATGTAAATGATACAGGAAGACCTAAAATAATAggtaagtatcttttttttccatagcCTAGAAAGTCTGAGGTCTTCAAAATCATTTAGCAGTCATGTGAATCATTTGCAAATTGAAGCGAACCTTGGAGTCTCATTATCTAAAAAGAATTTTCAGTCCTTTGGAATGCTGTTGATTTTCTCATCTATTACCTCTGTTCCAGAGGCAAGCCATGCAGTCTTGTCCTTCTTAAAAGAACCGATTACAAAAGCGACATGCGCTCTGCTCAGGGACAGCGAGTAGACACCTCCTTGCTCTCCGCGGATCTGTTCCTGGCTCCGGACAGAGGCCTAGGTGTCACCCATGAAAGTCAGGTATCACATTTACTACCAAGGCATTTTCAACAGCCAGACTTTTCTTAATCGAAATGAATCACCTGGTCCTTGCTTAATTCTAACAGACCCGTGTTGCCTGGacattaaatagataaatatttttatttaacattgtaCAAAAGGGCAGGAGCCATAGAATCCCAAGCATTCAAGCTAAAACGGAGTCAAACCTTTCCTAGAGAACAAAGGGAAGGTGAAACAGCAAGGGGCCACGGATGGCAATTCCTTCAGAGAAATTCCCATCCCGGTGATGAGAggctgggttggggggagggccTCCTTCCCCAGAGGCTGCTCTCTCTGCAGTGGGCAAGCAAGGCTTACAGAGATGGGGCAGGGGCTCAGCCAAGCCCTTCCTGAATGCCTCGGATCCTTCTGGCCAGCTGCACGTCCTTCGGGAAGAGAGTGACCCGGCCGGCGTGTAAGGACAGGAGATAGGCGTCCTCAAAGAGATGAACTAGAAAGGCTTCTGCGGcctggggggcagagagaaacGGGATGCGATGGGCATGGGCTGCTTCGTTCTAGGAGCCCCATCACCCATGGTCTCTGAGGGCTCCCAGTGCTGTCTGAAAGGCTGCCCACAAAACGAGGGTGGACTGTGCCTGGGAATTCTGCTATCACCACAGAAAGATCTGGCCTCCAAACCCCGGGCGTTCCTTGATGGTGTCTTTAAGGAGGCAAGAGTCAGCATGTGGCACATCTCAGTCAGCCCTGTGGAATTCAAGAATGCCTTTCTCCTGTCCCCACCAAAGTGAACCCACTTCTTACCTCTTGTAGGGCCAATAGGGCCTGGGCTTGCCAAGAGAAGTCCACCCCGCGGGTGAATTTAACGCATATCTCTCTTGCCTGTaaaggaggggtgggagggggagcaagggagaaagggaatggGGAGTGGACAGTAAAAGAAGAGAGATTCAAGGGTTAGATCCTCTCCATGAATTTCTGTGAATCTTCACTTCTGTGATACCTTTGTGGCCCTTAATCTTAGGACCTAACTAGCAGCCGGTGTCACCTCCTAGGAGTTGCGGAATTGGGATGTCTCCTGCTGGTggttgggagaggaggaggaaatctCCCAGGGTAGGAAGAGGGGTCAAGCATGGATGGATGAAGGAGTCCCTATTTCTATAACCAAAGAGCACAGGCACAGGTTCAGAGGTGGTGGGGGTTAGAAACTAATTCCATAAAGAACCGGAGGGCACCGTTGGTGGGCTCATGTTTTCCAAAGATGAAGAGTCCTGTGCCAGGTTAGAGAAGAGGTTCCCTCAGCCATTCAGGCAAGAGATTTGACAGAGTCTGCACTACCGGGGAGAGTTAAAGAAAGGAGGCAGCAGGGGGTTGGCGGAGCTCACCAGGCGGCCAAAGGGGCTCTTCCTTATCAGCAGGCCCGTGCTCTTCTGAAGCGTTCGGATTTCCTTCAGAATCCGGGATCTCCGGGGACCACGCTGATGGGAGGAAGCGCCTGAGAAGAGTTGGGTTGGCAAGTGGAGTGTCAGTAGCTGAGCCTCTCAGCGTGGCTGACACAGGCCAACTGCCAGATGGCCAGGCTGCCATTCGCTCCACGGAAGCAGGGATTTCGGTCTATCATTTACTATGATTATCTTCAGCAGCTGGAGAACAGTGGATAGAGGCTACATAAatttttgctaaatgaatgaGTGGTCCTCTGAGGATCCATCCTCAGTAATGATCCTTTGAGGGTATTATCTTAAATGCCaactcttccaggaagcctttcctgattCCCAGTCACTTCCAAACTGATAGgtcaccttcctcctctgagcCCTGCAGTACTTTGGGCCTCTTTACTTTTTCCCATCTAGATTAGAaactcagttat comes from Neovison vison isolate M4711 chromosome 8, ASM_NN_V1, whole genome shotgun sequence and encodes:
- the CENPA gene encoding histone H3-like centromeric protein A, translated to MGPRRRSRKPEVPRRRTASPAAGPPRRAPSLGASSHQRGPRRSRILKEIRTLQKSTGLLIRKSPFGRLAREICVKFTRGVDFSWQAQALLALQEAAEAFLVHLFEDAYLLSLHAGRVTLFPKDVQLARRIRGIQEGLG